The proteins below are encoded in one region of Labilibaculum sp. DW002:
- the dprA gene encoding DNA-processing protein DprA: MEDVYKVAISFLNGIGPVNTKKVIAYTGSLEGLFKEKKQNLLKIPGIGQFFVDKLDREPAITLAEEEIEFIAKNDIQVAFYLDENYPQRLLNCADSPCTLYYKGYTNFNVSRSISIVGTRNASDYGREVCNQLIKDLSEKNIKPIIVSGLAYGVDICAHKAALGNGLQTVAAVGHGLDMMYPSQHKRYAKEIIDQGAIISEFTSKSKFDPKNFVRRNRIIAGMSDATIVIESAAKGGSLVTADIANSYNRDVFAFPGRTSDKSSIGCNKLIKTNQAHLIESIADLEYILGWEDTKKEVKTVQKKLFLELSPDEESLIQVLKENHNTPIDMICIKSDFPMSKVSSLLLKLEFDGLIKSLPGKIYALNM; the protein is encoded by the coding sequence ATGGAAGATGTTTATAAAGTAGCTATTAGTTTCCTTAATGGTATCGGTCCTGTTAATACAAAAAAGGTAATTGCCTATACTGGTAGTTTGGAAGGTTTGTTTAAAGAAAAGAAGCAAAATCTGCTCAAAATACCAGGGATAGGTCAGTTTTTTGTTGATAAATTAGATCGTGAGCCTGCAATTACTTTGGCGGAAGAGGAGATTGAGTTTATCGCTAAAAATGATATTCAAGTAGCATTTTATTTGGATGAAAATTATCCGCAACGCTTATTAAATTGTGCCGATTCTCCTTGTACACTATATTATAAAGGATATACCAACTTTAATGTCTCTAGATCAATAAGTATAGTGGGAACGCGTAATGCCAGTGATTATGGTCGTGAAGTTTGTAATCAATTGATAAAAGATTTATCAGAAAAAAATATCAAACCAATAATTGTTAGTGGATTAGCTTACGGCGTTGATATTTGTGCGCACAAAGCTGCATTGGGAAACGGATTGCAAACTGTAGCAGCAGTTGGGCATGGTTTAGATATGATGTATCCATCTCAACACAAGAGGTACGCTAAAGAAATCATTGATCAAGGCGCAATTATTAGTGAGTTTACATCCAAAAGTAAATTCGATCCCAAAAATTTTGTCCGTAGAAATAGAATTATTGCTGGTATGTCCGATGCAACCATCGTAATTGAGTCGGCGGCGAAAGGAGGTTCTCTAGTTACTGCTGATATTGCAAACTCCTATAATAGGGATGTATTTGCCTTTCCAGGCAGAACTTCGGATAAAAGTTCCATAGGCTGCAATAAATTAATCAAAACAAATCAAGCACACCTTATTGAAAGTATAGCCGACTTAGAATACATTTTAGGTTGGGAGGATACAAAGAAAGAGGTGAAAACAGTCCAGAAAAAACTATTTTTAGAGCTTTCGCCCGATGAGGAGTCTTTAATTCAAGTGTTAAAAGAGAATCATAATACACCTATTGATATGATCTGTATTAAAAGTGATTTTCCGATGAGTAAAGTGTCAAGTTTACTCTTGAAATTAGAATTTGATGGGCTCATAAAATCACTTCCGGGGAAAATTTACGCTTTGAATATGTGA
- the gdhA gene encoding NADP-specific glutamate dehydrogenase, which yields MEAKINEFMEALKARTAGEAEFHQAAQEVVESVWETYDSNPKYKNAKILEKMCEPERTIMFRVPWINDNGEVEINRGYRVEFNSAIGPYKGGLRFHPSVTLSALKFLGFEQTFKNSLTTLPMGGGKGGSDFNAKGRSDNEIMRFCQSFMTELCKHIGPNTDVPAGDIGVGGREIGYLFGQYKRIRNEFTGVLTGKPLEFGGSLIRPEATGFGAVYFAQHMVAENKETLEGKTVALSGFGNVTWGAALKLVELGAKVVTVSGPDGYVYDKEGLDAEKIDYLLDLRASNNDVVAPYAEKFGAEFFAGKKPWEAKVDMAFPCAIQNELNEEDAKLLVTNGCKYVVETSNMGCTAEAMLYLVDNCAFAPGKAANAGGVAVSGLEMSQNSLRFNWTAEEVDAKLSRIMKDIHDTCVKFGTKDGKINYVNGANIGGFVKVAEAMVAQGCV from the coding sequence ATGGAAGCGAAGATTAATGAATTCATGGAAGCCCTTAAGGCTAGAACTGCTGGTGAAGCTGAATTTCACCAAGCTGCTCAAGAAGTAGTTGAATCAGTATGGGAAACTTACGATTCAAACCCTAAGTATAAAAATGCTAAGATTCTTGAGAAAATGTGTGAGCCGGAGCGTACAATAATGTTCCGTGTACCATGGATCAACGATAATGGTGAAGTGGAAATCAACCGCGGATACCGTGTTGAATTTAACTCAGCAATTGGACCATACAAAGGTGGATTACGTTTTCACCCATCTGTAACTCTAAGTGCTCTTAAATTCTTAGGTTTCGAACAAACTTTCAAGAACTCTTTGACTACTCTACCTATGGGTGGTGGTAAAGGTGGTTCTGACTTCAACGCTAAGGGAAGATCAGATAACGAAATCATGCGTTTTTGCCAAAGCTTCATGACTGAGTTGTGTAAGCATATTGGTCCTAACACTGACGTTCCTGCAGGTGATATAGGAGTAGGTGGTCGTGAGATCGGATACCTTTTTGGACAATACAAGAGAATTCGTAACGAGTTTACTGGTGTATTAACTGGTAAGCCACTTGAGTTTGGTGGTTCTTTGATCCGTCCTGAAGCTACTGGTTTTGGTGCTGTTTATTTTGCTCAGCATATGGTTGCTGAAAACAAAGAAACATTAGAAGGTAAAACTGTTGCTCTTTCTGGTTTCGGTAATGTAACTTGGGGTGCTGCTCTTAAATTAGTTGAGCTTGGTGCTAAGGTTGTTACTGTTTCTGGTCCTGATGGATATGTTTACGATAAAGAAGGTTTAGATGCTGAGAAGATTGATTACTTGTTGGATCTTCGTGCTTCAAATAACGACGTTGTAGCTCCTTATGCTGAGAAATTCGGTGCTGAATTTTTCGCAGGTAAGAAACCTTGGGAAGCAAAAGTAGATATGGCTTTCCCTTGTGCAATTCAAAACGAGTTGAACGAAGAAGATGCAAAACTTCTTGTTACTAACGGATGTAAGTATGTTGTTGAGACATCTAACATGGGTTGTACTGCAGAAGCAATGCTTTATTTAGTTGATAACTGCGCATTTGCTCCAGGTAAGGCCGCTAATGCTGGTGGAGTTGCTGTTTCAGGTCTTGAAATGTCACAAAACTCACTACGTTTCAACTGGACTGCTGAAGAAGTTGACGCTAAACTTTCTCGTATCATGAAAGATATTCACGATACTTGTGTGAAATTTGGTACTAAGGATGGTAAGATTAACTACGTAAATGGTGCAAACATTGGTGGCTTTGTAAAAGTAGCTGAAGCAATGGTAGCTCAGGGATGCGTATAG
- the deoD gene encoding purine-nucleoside phosphorylase, with translation MSAHNEAKMGDIAETILLPGDPLRAKYIADNFLEDVVCYNKVRNMLGFTGTYKGKRISVQGTGMGVPSIGIYAHELITQYGVKNVIRIGTCGSFNHDVKVFDVILAMTSCTDSAMNRNLFRGMDYSPCADFGLLSDAHQAATEKGVNIKVGSTLTSDIFYHDLENNPEPFKIWADYGVLAVEMEATALYTIAARHNAKALAILTVSDHILTGEETTAEERQTSLNTMITIGLETAIKQ, from the coding sequence ATGAGTGCACACAACGAAGCCAAAATGGGCGATATTGCTGAAACTATCCTTTTACCAGGTGATCCATTAAGAGCGAAGTATATTGCAGATAACTTCTTGGAGGATGTTGTTTGTTATAATAAAGTTAGAAATATGCTGGGTTTCACAGGAACCTATAAAGGAAAACGTATTTCTGTACAAGGAACAGGTATGGGTGTGCCTTCAATTGGTATCTATGCACACGAGTTAATCACTCAGTACGGCGTTAAGAATGTGATTCGTATTGGAACTTGTGGTTCTTTTAATCACGATGTAAAAGTGTTTGATGTGATTCTTGCGATGACATCATGTACTGACTCAGCAATGAACAGAAACCTTTTCAGAGGAATGGATTATTCACCATGTGCTGACTTTGGCTTGTTGAGCGATGCACATCAGGCTGCAACAGAAAAAGGTGTAAATATCAAGGTTGGATCAACTTTAACTTCTGACATTTTCTATCACGATTTAGAAAATAATCCAGAACCATTTAAAATCTGGGCTGACTACGGTGTATTAGCTGTAGAAATGGAAGCCACTGCGTTATATACAATCGCAGCACGTCATAATGCTAAAGCTTTAGCAATTTTGACTGTTAGCGATCATATTTTAACAGGAGAAGAAACTACCGCTGAAGAGCGTCAAACATCATTGAATACAATGATTACAATCGGTTTGGAAACTGCAATCAAGCAATAA
- the aroA gene encoding 3-phosphoshikimate 1-carboxyvinyltransferase, translating into MQYSISKKNNIIEGRINLPASKSISNRVQIINALSYSFEPIKNLSTCDDSKVMQEVLFSNTNVFDVGHAGTSMRFLTAYLSKILGEWTLTGSDRMKERPISVLVDALNSLGAQVSYLEKEGYPPLKILGSNLTGEEVSLKGDTSSQYITALLLIAPTLVNGLKIKLEGKIVSRSYIEMTLNIMKEFGIEYEFKGNEIFVDKQAYKVMPYTVEGDWSGASYWYAFMALAPKGKLFLDGLKKNSFQGDSGLIEVFEKLGVKTNFSKRGMYIEQSNEVCKKLIFDFIEMPDLAQTFAVVSALKNIPFHFKGLETLKIKETNRIAALIDELAKLGYVLHEPKEGELAWDGEMKEVTEEIIIKTYHDHRMAMSFAPIAMLRPEIKIDDPMVVNKSYPNFWEQLKEVGFHIEES; encoded by the coding sequence ATGCAATATTCTATTTCGAAAAAAAACAATATCATAGAGGGTCGAATAAACCTTCCTGCATCGAAAAGTATTTCGAACCGTGTACAAATCATCAATGCTTTAAGTTATAGTTTTGAGCCAATCAAAAACCTATCAACTTGCGACGATTCCAAAGTAATGCAAGAGGTTTTATTTTCGAACACCAACGTTTTTGATGTAGGTCACGCTGGCACAAGCATGCGATTCTTAACGGCATATTTATCTAAAATTCTGGGAGAATGGACACTTACCGGTTCCGATAGAATGAAAGAACGTCCTATCTCGGTTTTAGTTGATGCTTTAAATTCTTTAGGTGCTCAAGTTTCATATCTTGAAAAAGAAGGTTACCCTCCTCTCAAAATATTAGGTTCGAATTTAACTGGAGAAGAAGTTAGTTTAAAGGGAGATACTAGTTCTCAGTACATTACTGCTCTACTTTTAATTGCTCCAACTCTTGTAAATGGGTTGAAAATTAAATTAGAAGGCAAAATTGTGTCTCGATCTTATATCGAAATGACTCTAAATATCATGAAGGAATTTGGTATTGAATATGAATTTAAAGGGAATGAGATTTTTGTTGACAAACAAGCGTATAAAGTAATGCCTTACACGGTTGAAGGAGATTGGTCAGGCGCATCATACTGGTACGCATTTATGGCCTTAGCGCCAAAGGGAAAACTATTCCTGGATGGACTGAAAAAAAATAGTTTCCAAGGTGATTCTGGTTTAATCGAAGTTTTTGAAAAGCTAGGTGTTAAAACTAATTTTTCGAAACGAGGCATGTATATTGAGCAGAGCAATGAGGTTTGTAAAAAATTGATTTTCGATTTTATTGAGATGCCAGATTTAGCTCAAACATTTGCAGTTGTTTCAGCTTTAAAAAATATCCCATTTCACTTTAAAGGATTAGAAACTTTAAAAATTAAAGAGACTAATCGTATAGCTGCACTTATTGATGAACTAGCAAAATTAGGTTATGTATTACATGAACCTAAGGAAGGCGAACTGGCTTGGGATGGTGAAATGAAAGAAGTAACTGAAGAGATTATTATCAAAACCTATCACGATCATAGAATGGCTATGTCATTTGCTCCAATTGCGATGCTTCGCCCCGAGATTAAAATCGATGATCCTATGGTTGTAAATAAATCATATCCTAACTTCTGGGAACAACTTAAAGAAGTTGGATTCCATATTGAAGAAAGTTAA
- a CDS encoding MotA/TolQ/ExbB proton channel family protein — MKKLFAFIAVIGMLNFGASFNAVAQDETAETTEATVDTQDEAAEEVAVEETVVEEEVESTSFHAIVKKQFIQGGAMFMSFVLLSLILGLALCIERIIYLNMSTTNTKKLIASLEEALNNGGVDAAKEVCRNTRGPIASIFYQGLDRIDEGVEVVEKSVIAYGSVQMGLLEKGLSWISLMIGLAPMLGFMGTVIGMIGAFDSIQSMGTISPAAVAGGIKVALITTVSGLIVAMILQVFYNYCTAKIDSIVNNMEDASISLLDILVKYNLKK; from the coding sequence ATGAAAAAGTTATTTGCATTTATAGCAGTTATCGGGATGCTGAATTTTGGAGCATCATTCAATGCAGTTGCTCAAGATGAGACAGCTGAAACTACCGAAGCTACCGTAGATACTCAGGATGAAGCTGCAGAAGAAGTTGCAGTTGAAGAAACTGTAGTAGAAGAAGAAGTAGAAAGTACTTCATTTCACGCTATTGTTAAGAAGCAATTCATCCAGGGTGGTGCGATGTTTATGAGTTTTGTATTGTTGTCATTAATTTTAGGTTTGGCTCTTTGTATTGAAAGAATCATTTACTTAAACATGTCAACTACAAATACTAAGAAGTTGATCGCTAGCCTAGAGGAAGCGTTGAACAACGGTGGTGTTGATGCTGCTAAAGAAGTTTGTAGAAACACTCGCGGTCCTATCGCTAGTATCTTCTATCAAGGTCTTGATCGTATCGATGAAGGTGTAGAGGTTGTTGAGAAATCAGTAATCGCTTACGGTTCAGTTCAGATGGGTCTTTTAGAGAAAGGTCTTTCTTGGATTTCATTGATGATTGGTCTTGCTCCTATGTTGGGTTTCATGGGTACAGTAATCGGTATGATTGGTGCATTTGACTCTATTCAGTCAATGGGTACTATTTCTCCTGCTGCTGTAGCTGGTGGTATTAAGGTTGCCTTGATTACAACAGTATCTGGTTTGATCGTTGCGATGATCCTACAGGTATTCTATAACTACTGTACTGCTAAAATTGACAGTATCGTTAACAACATGGAAGATGCATCTATTTCTCTTCTTGATATCTTAGTAAAATACAACTTGAAAAAATAA
- a CDS encoding TatD family hydrolase: MKFIDTHSHIYADDFEHDIEQIISNCRDVNIEKILLPNIDSESIPKMNQLVKQFPDLCIPMMGLHPTSVKENYLEELQICEEWLDKGSFCAIGEIGIDLYWDKTFVKEQQFAFDKQINWSLDRNLPIVIHARDSFDEIFEILEGYRNTKLNGVFHSFTGNEEQAKKAIEFGFLLGINGIVTFKNAGLDKTLASFSLDKLILETDAPYLAPVPKRGKRNESSYLIHVANKLANIYQVSLDEVASVTSKNAEGLFNL; the protein is encoded by the coding sequence ATGAAATTTATTGATACCCATTCTCACATATACGCTGATGATTTTGAACATGATATTGAACAAATCATATCTAATTGTCGCGACGTAAACATTGAGAAAATTCTATTGCCGAATATTGATTCAGAATCAATACCAAAAATGAATCAATTGGTTAAGCAGTTTCCTGATCTATGTATCCCAATGATGGGATTGCATCCAACATCCGTTAAGGAAAACTATTTGGAGGAACTTCAGATTTGTGAAGAATGGTTAGATAAAGGCAGTTTTTGTGCGATTGGAGAAATAGGAATCGATTTGTATTGGGATAAGACTTTTGTGAAAGAACAGCAGTTTGCTTTCGACAAGCAAATTAATTGGTCTTTAGATCGAAACTTGCCTATTGTTATTCATGCAAGAGATTCTTTTGATGAGATTTTCGAAATTTTGGAAGGATACCGAAATACAAAACTAAATGGTGTATTTCATAGTTTTACTGGAAATGAGGAACAGGCAAAGAAGGCAATTGAATTCGGTTTCCTTTTAGGGATAAATGGGATTGTTACCTTTAAAAATGCAGGATTGGACAAAACGCTTGCATCTTTCAGCTTGGATAAATTGATTTTGGAAACGGATGCACCTTATTTAGCTCCAGTTCCAAAGCGAGGAAAAAGAAATGAAAGTTCTTATTTGATACATGTTGCTAATAAATTGGCAAATATCTATCAAGTGAGTTTGGATGAGGTAGCAAGTGTTACTAGTAAAAATGCCGAAGGATTGTTCAATTTATAA
- a CDS encoding nucleoside deaminase, translated as MNQESIISPFSDEYFMKQALEEAHKAFDEEEIPVGAIVVCNNRIIARAHNLTERLNDVTAHAEMQAITAAANYLGGKYLKDCTLYVTLEPCNMCAGALAWSQISKIVYGASDDKRGYTRFSPNPMHPRTEVVSGIMKEESANLIKDFFTRKRMSL; from the coding sequence ATGAACCAAGAATCTATAATATCACCATTTTCGGACGAGTATTTTATGAAACAGGCTTTGGAAGAGGCTCATAAAGCCTTTGATGAGGAAGAGATTCCTGTTGGAGCCATTGTGGTTTGTAATAATAGGATTATTGCCAGAGCACACAACTTAACTGAACGTTTGAATGATGTGACGGCTCATGCAGAGATGCAGGCTATTACAGCTGCAGCTAATTATTTGGGAGGAAAATATTTAAAGGATTGTACCTTATATGTGACACTTGAGCCATGTAACATGTGTGCAGGAGCTTTAGCTTGGTCTCAAATATCAAAAATTGTATATGGAGCAAGCGATGATAAGAGAGGATATACACGATTTTCACCTAACCCGATGCATCCAAGAACCGAAGTAGTTTCAGGGATTATGAAAGAGGAGAGTGCGAACCTGATAAAAGATTTTTTCACAAGGAAAAGAATGTCTCTTTAA
- a CDS encoding adenine phosphoribosyltransferase, producing the protein MNVKLQEAKDSIRDIVDFPKEGIVFKDITTMLKDEKHLNTLVESLYEQYKDKGITKVVGLESRGFILGTVLAYKLGAGFVPVRKPGKLPAPTFSEKYSLEYGEDEMFIHQDALDTEDIILVHDDLLATGGTAKASINLINKFNVKNVYVNFILELDFLKGRDKLATQYDVDSLFHF; encoded by the coding sequence ATGAACGTAAAACTTCAAGAAGCAAAAGATTCAATTAGAGATATTGTTGATTTTCCTAAAGAGGGTATTGTATTTAAAGATATCACCACAATGTTGAAGGATGAAAAACACCTAAACACTTTGGTCGAATCTCTTTACGAGCAATACAAAGACAAAGGTATTACTAAAGTAGTGGGACTAGAAAGTCGCGGTTTTATTTTGGGTACTGTACTAGCCTATAAATTAGGTGCTGGTTTTGTTCCCGTACGTAAACCTGGAAAATTACCTGCTCCTACATTTTCAGAAAAATACTCACTAGAGTATGGCGAAGATGAAATGTTCATTCATCAGGATGCATTAGATACTGAAGATATTATTTTAGTACACGACGATTTGTTAGCAACAGGTGGAACAGCGAAAGCTTCGATTAACCTTATTAACAAATTCAATGTTAAGAATGTTTATGTGAATTTCATATTAGAATTAGACTTTTTGAAAGGCCGTGATAAATTGGCTACTCAATATGACGTAGATTCTCTATTTCACTTTTAA
- a CDS encoding asparaginase — MDKKQTSILLIYTGGTIGMVKDPDNGSLKPFDFDHILKQVPELNDFGFELSSIAFDPLIDSSNLNPEVWIKIASLIKENYEKYDGFVVLHGTDTMSYSASALSFMLENLDKPVVLTGSQLPIGMLRTDGKENLITAIEIAADNKNGKALVPEVCVLFENKLFRGNRTTKHNAEYFNAFYSYNYPDLAKIGIHINYNYAAIHYPSQPQELEISTSLDSNIAILKIFPGINKQVVDSILNCEGIKGIVMETYGAGNAPTDAWFVDSIKEAIGRGVIVYNVTQCPSGSVDMGLYETSLELLAAGVVSGRDITTEAAVTKLMYVLGKKLNEEQIKFFLNKSIKGELCQ; from the coding sequence ATGGATAAAAAACAAACATCGATATTATTAATTTATACCGGAGGAACTATTGGAATGGTTAAAGATCCGGATAATGGTTCTTTAAAACCTTTTGATTTTGATCACATCTTAAAGCAGGTTCCCGAACTTAATGATTTTGGATTTGAATTGTCGTCTATTGCTTTTGATCCACTTATCGATTCTTCAAATTTGAATCCAGAAGTTTGGATCAAGATTGCAAGTTTGATTAAAGAGAACTATGAGAAATATGATGGTTTTGTAGTTCTTCATGGTACTGATACGATGTCTTACTCAGCCTCTGCTTTGAGTTTCATGCTGGAGAATTTAGATAAGCCGGTTGTCTTAACAGGATCGCAATTGCCAATTGGTATGTTACGTACCGATGGTAAAGAGAATTTAATTACAGCTATTGAGATTGCAGCAGACAATAAAAATGGTAAAGCACTTGTTCCTGAAGTTTGTGTGCTTTTCGAAAACAAATTGTTTAGAGGAAATCGCACAACCAAGCACAATGCTGAATATTTTAATGCCTTTTATTCTTATAATTATCCTGATTTGGCAAAAATCGGAATACATATCAATTACAATTATGCTGCCATTCATTACCCAAGTCAGCCACAAGAATTGGAAATTTCAACAAGTTTAGATTCTAATATTGCAATATTGAAGATATTCCCTGGAATTAACAAGCAAGTTGTCGATTCTATTTTAAATTGTGAAGGTATAAAAGGAATTGTTATGGAAACATATGGAGCTGGTAATGCCCCGACAGATGCTTGGTTTGTTGATTCAATTAAAGAAGCAATTGGTAGAGGAGTTATTGTGTACAATGTGACTCAATGTCCTTCTGGAAGTGTAGATATGGGCTTGTACGAAACTAGTCTTGAACTATTAGCAGCAGGTGTTGTTAGTGGACGAGACATCACAACAGAGGCGGCTGTTACAAAATTAATGTACGTCTTGGGAAAAAAGCTTAATGAAGAACAAATCAAATTCTTTTTAAATAAGTCCATCAAAGGTGAATTATGCCAATAG